In the Elioraea tepida genome, one interval contains:
- a CDS encoding tellurite resistance TerB family protein — MPETETLEPLTPHEALVFAMVLVSAADRTMTDRELKTIGRIVTAMPAFVGFDHGSLSQVAERCVAVLQRADGLERAFALISAALTPSLCETAYAFACDVVAADGRASQEELRVLELMRHRLDIERLVAAAIERGARARHARLG; from the coding sequence ATGCCGGAGACGGAGACCCTGGAGCCGCTGACGCCGCACGAGGCGCTCGTCTTCGCCATGGTGCTCGTCTCCGCCGCCGACCGGACGATGACCGACCGCGAGCTCAAGACGATCGGCCGGATCGTCACCGCGATGCCGGCCTTCGTCGGCTTCGACCACGGCTCGCTCTCGCAGGTGGCGGAGCGCTGCGTGGCGGTTCTGCAGCGGGCGGACGGGCTCGAGCGTGCCTTCGCCCTGATCAGCGCCGCCCTGACACCGTCGCTGTGCGAAACCGCCTATGCCTTCGCCTGCGACGTCGTGGCGGCGGACGGGCGCGCCTCGCAGGAGGAGCTGCGGGTGCTCGAGCTGATGCGCCACCGGCTCGACATCGAGCGGCTCGTCGCCGCCGCGATCGAACGCGGCGCGCGCGCGCGGCACGCACGCCTCGGCTGA